A DNA window from Polyodon spathula isolate WHYD16114869_AA chromosome 18, ASM1765450v1, whole genome shotgun sequence contains the following coding sequences:
- the LOC121331142 gene encoding probable cytosolic oligopeptidase A has product MRSRVTLLLIAILHQISTVCHKCRATLWRRLFGAWCIQTFILVLIWKWMLASFERSDLVPTPLLGQRENPLLDTSGLPRFAHISAADVLPGITKAAAELERSLQLFEHTLETTKNTPRTWASVEEPLEILRRPIDYSWRVASHLQSVKSSPELRAAVQQAQPILLDISSMLEQSVSIYNAFKDLSLNKKLDGTQHRIIESNLYSMKNSGVDLEAEKRHRFNEINQLLANLTMRFRNNVLDATSGFSILLTDKSSVEGLPETSRKLLASAAVAGTGKSPDPENGPWKVGLDLPSYEPVMVYSSNRKLREQLYRARAGRACSGQHDNIAVIEEIRKLRQEKARMLGYKNYAEFSLNAKMAKTVYAVWGMLDSLHNKTYPVALKEVELLTDFASHSGHQGKLEKWDTAYWTEKHMKMLFSISDEEFRPYFPLGRYVFFIMFQCSVLAGLFNLSWDLFGVKIRPADGAAEVWDQSVRFFNVYNEKEIHIASFFLDPYSRPNEKQAGAWMDNFLSRSSLLHQLPVAFVILNQIPPIGSTPSLMSFYEVRTLFHEFGHTLQHMLSTVPYEGASGINNIEWDAVEFSSQFMSNWVYDRRTIDAISGHYQTGEPLPQAMFEKKMKARYYMKGIDMLTQLHLAALDLTLHSSTDPLEILKKKVSDKFTVTKPIKGDCFPSTFLHIFGGDSYAASYYSYKWAEVLAQDAFAAFEEVGLQNKEKIRKVGRRFRDTVLSLGGGTPPLQVFRMFRGRSPSYTALLKGYGLA; this is encoded by the exons ATGAGATCGCGGGTCACTTTGCTGCTAATAGCGATTCTTCACCAAATCTCCACAGTATGTCACAAGTGTAGGGCAACTTTATGGCGGAGACTCTTCGGGGC GTGGTGCATTCAAACATTCATTCTTGTCCTCATTTGGAAATGGATGCTTGCTTCTTTTGAAAG ATCGGACTTGGTCCCAACCCCTCTGCTGGGACAGAGGGAGAACCCTCTGCTTGACACCTCTGGGCTGCCCCGCTTTGCTCACATCTCAGCTGCGGATGTTCTGCCCGGGATCACCAAGGCGGCCGCAGAGCTTGAGAGGAGTCTGCAACTCTTTGAACACACTCTGGAGACGACCA AGAACACACCGAGAACGTGGGCCTCTGTGGAAGAACCCCTGGAAATCCTGAGGAGACCCATTGACTACAGCTGGAGGGTGGCGTCCCATCTACAGAGTGTGAAGAGCTCCCCAGAACTGAGGGCAGCTGTACAGCAG GCACAACCTATTCTCCTTGACATTTCCTCAATGTTGGAGCAAAGTGTTTCCATTTATAACGCTTTTAAG GATCTTAGTTTGAATAAGAAGCTGGATGGAACTCAGCACAGGATCATTGAATCCAATCTCTACAGCATGAAAAATAGCGGTGTGGATCTAGAGGCAGAGAAGAGACATCGCTTTAATGAGATCAATCAACTGCTTGCAAACCTAACCATGAGGTTCAG GAACAATGTGCTAGATGCCACCTCGGGCTTCTCCATCTTGCTGACAGACAAGAGCAGCGTGGAAGGGCTGCCAGAAACGTCCCGCAAGCTGCTGGCGAGTGCTGCTGTGGCCGGCACTGGTAAAAG CCCTGACCCCGAGAACGGCCCCTGGAAGGTGGGTCTGGACCTGCCCAGCTATGAACCTGTGATGGTGTACAGCAGCAACAGGAAACTCCGTGAGCAGCTCTACAGAGCGAGGGCTGGCAGGGCATGCTCCGGACAGCATGACAACATCGCTGTCATTGAGGAGATCAGGAAACTCAG ACAGGAGAAAGCTAGGATGTTGGGCTATAAGAACTATGCAGAGTTCTCCCTGAATGCAAAAATGGCAAAGACTGTGTATGCAGTGTGGGGCATGCTTGATTCCCTACATAACAAGACCTATCCAG tggCTTTGAAGGAGGTTGAGTTGTTGACAGATTTTGCTAGTCACAGTGGTCATCAAGGGAAACTAGAAAAGTGGGACACCGCCTACTGGACAGAGAAACACATGAAGATGCTGTTCAG TATTTCAGATGAAGAATTTAGACCTTACTTTCCTCTGGGAcggtatgtttttt TTATCATGTTTCAATGCAGTGTTCTTGCTGGCCTGTTTAATTTAAGTTGGGACCTGTTTGGGGTAAAAATTCGTCCGGCGGACGGTGCAGCAGAGGTTTGGGACCAATCAGTGCGCTTCTTTAATGTCTACAATGAGAAAG AGATCCACATTGCCTCCTTTTTCTTGGACCCTTATTCCCGTCCGAATGAGAAGCAGGCTGGTGCATGGATGGATAATTTCCTTT CCAGGAGTTCTCTGCTCCATCAACTCCCTGTTGCGTTTGTTATTTTGAACCAAATCCCACCTATTGGCTCCACCCCTTCTCTGATGTCATTTTATGAGGTCAGGACGCTGTTCCATGAG TTTGGCCATACTTTGCAACACATGCTGTCTACCGTGCCTTACGAAGGAGCCTCTGGCATCAATAACATTGAGTGGGATGCCGTGGAGTTTTCCTCCCAGTTTATGTCGAACTGGGTCTATGACAGACGCACCATTGATGCAATCAGTGGGCACTACCAAACAGGCGAGCCACTGCCACAAGCcatgtttgaaaagaaaatgaaag CTCGCTATTACATGAAAGGTATTGACATGCTGACTCAGCTGCACCTGGCTGCTTTGGACCTGACACTGCACAGCAG CACAGATCCCTTGGAAATCCTTAAGAAAAAAGTATCTGATAAGTTTACTGTAACAAAACCAATAAAG GGGGACTGTTTTCCATCGACATTTCTTCACATATTTGGTGGAGACAGCTATGCAGCCAGCTATTACTCTTATAAGTGGGCTGAAGTCCTCGCTCAGGATGCATTTGCAGCCTTCGAGGAAGTTGGATTGCAGAACAAAGAGAAGATCAGAAAGGTTGGACGCAG GTTCAGAGACACAGTGCTGAGTCTCGGAGGTGGAACTCCACCTCTGCAAGTGTTCCGGATGTTCCGGGGACGGAGCCCCTCCTACACGGCACTTCTCAAGGGTTACGGTCTGGCATAA